Proteins co-encoded in one Pocillopora verrucosa isolate sample1 chromosome 1, ASM3666991v2, whole genome shotgun sequence genomic window:
- the LOC131788261 gene encoding QRFP-like peptide receptor, with protein MMATADPNITNFTERDPCPFEPYTSTEKVFQCIAYFIIMFGSFVGNVLVICVVILNRQMRTVTNYLIVNMAVADLLITIVSMPVTAKVLVTGRSINWSNGVLYDILCKIIPFSQTLSIASSVLSLTVIAVDRFLAVMYPLKRCMTFQKTYVAMVLVWLVGIAVNSPTLYARKIVFLEYSQRWTCTEMWEPAFTEGAYKGFTIVLFVIFYVVPLLTMSILYSFVIYKLWVRKVPGNQTAENQQRSNKSRKKVLKMLLAVVILFALCWLPVYITQFIRFYGEEDFPCGPPSTLAFMGYFLGHANSAINPAIYVIFNPDFRKGFRDVLLCRYSRRNRVAPQVNLGTATGGENSYIDGATVLARIRTRGGSKVST; from the coding sequence ATGATGGCCACAGCTGACCCAAACATAACAAATTTTACCGAAAGGGATCCATGTCCTTTTGAGCCTTATACGTCAACAGAGAAGGTTTTTCAGTGTATTGCGTACTTCATCATCATGTTCGGCTCCTTCGTCGGTAACGTGCTGGTCATATGCGTCGTCATTCTGAACAGACAAATGCGAACTGTCACAAATTATTTGATAGTAAATATGGCGGTGGCAGATCTCTTGATTACAATAGTCAGTATGCCGGTCACTGCAAAAGTTCTTGTGACAGGACGCAGCATCAATTGGTCAAATGGTGTCCTGTATGATATTTTGTGCAAGATAATCCCATTCAGCCAAACTTTGTCGATCGCAAGCTCTGTTTTGAGTTTGACAGTTATCGCTGTTGACCGTTTCCTAGCAGTGATGTACCCTTTGAAGAGATGCATGACTTTTCAGAAAACGTACGTTGCAATGGTACTGGTCTGGCTTGTGGGTATTGCTGTTAATTCACCGACTCTTTACGCCCGAAAAATTGTGTTTCTCGAATACAGTCAGAGATGGACCTGCACGGAGATGTGGGAACCAGCATTCACCGAAGGGGCATACAAAGGCTTTACAATAGttctttttgtgattttttacgTGGTTCCTCTACTGACCATGTCAATTCTATATAGCTTCGTCATTTACAAACTCTGGGTGAGAAAAGTTCCAGGAAATCAAACTGCCGAAAACCAGCAGCGATCCAACAAATCcagaaagaaagttttaaaaatgcttCTTGCCGTAGTGATTCTTTTTGCACTGTGTTGGCTCCCGGTGTACATCACCCAATTTATTAGGTTCTACGGTGAGGAGGATTTTCCTTGCGGTCCACCAAGTACTTTGGCATTCATGGGCTATTTTTTGGGACATGCTAACAGCGCTATCAATCCTGCTATTTATGTGATATTTAACCCTGACTTTCGTAAAGGATTTCGAGATGTTTTGCTGTGTCGTTATTCCCGCAGGAACAGAGTTGCTCCGCAAGTCAATTTGGGAACCGCGACTGGAGGGGAAAATAGTTACATCGATGGTGCGACTGTTTTAGCGCGTATCCGTACGCGCGGAGGATCAAAAGTATCAACTTGA